One window of Pseudomonas urmiensis genomic DNA carries:
- the rlmD gene encoding 23S rRNA (uracil(1939)-C(5))-methyltransferase RlmD, producing MTSKKSKGGLRFQPAGGNRAPQVPVGKKQRLDIERLSGDGRGIAFHDGRTWFVSGALAGEAVEARVLNARGKIVEARLERVLQASAERRQAPCRHFDRCGGCNLQHLAHEDQLVLKQRLLAEQLQRVAGIQPQAWAAPLFGPEFGYRRRARIAVRWDAKARQLDVGFRAQASQDIIAIDDCPVLVQPLQTIMRHLPTVLRSLSKPQALGHVELFSGSAEALLVRHVAPLPEDDLARLQAFCKQAGAQLWLQGDGEPAPVEAGQTLGFTLEPWALQLAWRPGDFVQVNAQVNTMMIEQALAWLAPQADERVLDLFCGLGNFALPLARLAREVVAVEGVQAMVDRAAANAGENNVHNARFFQADLSQPLAGAGWAAEGFSAVLLDPPRDGAFEVVQGIARLKAKRLVYVSCNPATLARDAQVLVAQGYRLTRAGILDMFPQTAHVEAMALFEAG from the coding sequence ATGACCAGCAAGAAAAGCAAAGGCGGCCTGCGCTTCCAACCGGCCGGCGGCAACCGTGCACCCCAAGTCCCGGTGGGCAAGAAGCAGCGCCTGGACATCGAGCGGCTGTCCGGAGATGGCCGAGGTATCGCCTTCCATGACGGGCGCACCTGGTTCGTCAGCGGTGCGTTGGCTGGCGAAGCGGTCGAGGCGCGGGTGCTCAATGCCCGCGGCAAGATCGTCGAAGCGCGTCTTGAGCGGGTGTTGCAGGCCAGCGCCGAACGGCGCCAGGCGCCGTGCCGGCATTTCGACCGCTGCGGCGGCTGCAACTTGCAGCACCTGGCGCATGAAGACCAGCTCGTACTCAAGCAGCGCCTGCTCGCCGAGCAGTTGCAGCGGGTGGCCGGTATCCAGCCGCAGGCCTGGGCCGCGCCGCTGTTCGGCCCGGAGTTCGGCTACCGCCGCCGGGCGCGCATCGCCGTGCGCTGGGACGCCAAGGCGCGGCAACTGGACGTAGGCTTTCGTGCCCAAGCCAGCCAGGACATCATCGCCATCGACGACTGCCCGGTGCTGGTACAGCCCTTGCAAACGATCATGCGGCATTTGCCGACTGTGCTGCGCAGCTTGAGCAAACCTCAGGCCCTGGGCCATGTCGAGCTGTTCAGTGGTAGCGCCGAAGCGTTGCTGGTACGGCATGTGGCGCCACTGCCGGAAGACGACCTGGCGCGCTTGCAGGCCTTCTGCAAACAAGCCGGTGCCCAGCTATGGTTGCAAGGGGACGGTGAGCCGGCGCCAGTCGAGGCCGGGCAAACCTTGGGCTTCACCCTGGAGCCGTGGGCGTTGCAACTGGCCTGGCGACCGGGTGACTTCGTCCAGGTCAATGCCCAGGTCAATACGATGATGATCGAGCAGGCCCTGGCCTGGCTCGCGCCGCAAGCCGATGAGCGGGTGCTGGATCTGTTCTGTGGCCTGGGCAACTTTGCCCTGCCGCTGGCCAGGCTGGCCCGCGAAGTGGTTGCGGTGGAAGGTGTACAGGCCATGGTCGATCGGGCCGCGGCCAATGCCGGGGAAAACAATGTGCATAACGCACGGTTTTTTCAGGCCGATTTATCGCAGCCTTTGGCAGGCGCCGGATGGGCCGCCGAGGGCTTTTCTGCGGTACTCTTGGATCCACCGCGCGACGGTGCTTTCGAGGTGGTGCAAGGCATCGCACGCCTCAAGGCCAAGCGGTTGGTCTATGTGTCCTGCAACCCAGCGACGCTGGCGCGAGACGCCCAGGTGCTGGTCGCTCAAGGGTACCGGTTAACAAGGGCCGGGATTCTCGACATGTTTCCTCAGACGGCGCATGTCGAAGCCATGGCGTTATTCGAAGCGGGCTAG
- the cysM gene encoding cysteine synthase CysM, which yields MTPQYPTIADCVGNTPLVRLQRIAGETSNTLLLKLEGNNPAGSVKDRPALSMITRAELRNQIKPGDTLIEATSGNTGIALAMAAAIKGYKMILIMPDNSTAERKAAMTAYGAELILVSKEEGMEGARDLAEKLQAEGRGLVLDQFANGDNPIAHYTSTGPEIWQQTQGTITHFVSSMGTTGTIMGCSQYLKEQNPAVQIVGLQPMEGSAIPGIRRWPQEYLPKIFDATRVDRVVDMSQAEAENVTRRLAREEGIFCGVSSGGAVAAMLRLSQEVENAVMVAIICDRGDRYLSTGLFDAT from the coding sequence ATGACCCCGCAGTACCCAACCATCGCCGATTGCGTCGGCAATACGCCTCTGGTTCGCCTGCAGCGCATAGCCGGTGAAACCAGCAATACCTTGCTGCTCAAGCTCGAAGGCAACAACCCCGCAGGCTCGGTCAAAGACCGCCCGGCGCTGTCGATGATCACCCGCGCCGAGCTGCGCAACCAGATCAAGCCCGGTGACACCCTGATCGAAGCGACCTCCGGCAACACCGGTATCGCCTTGGCCATGGCGGCGGCGATCAAGGGTTACAAGATGATCCTGATCATGCCGGACAACTCCACCGCCGAACGCAAGGCGGCGATGACGGCCTATGGCGCCGAGCTGATCCTGGTCAGCAAGGAAGAGGGCATGGAAGGTGCGCGCGATCTGGCCGAGAAGCTCCAGGCCGAAGGCCGTGGCCTGGTCCTGGATCAGTTCGCCAACGGCGACAACCCGATTGCCCACTACACCAGCACCGGCCCGGAAATCTGGCAACAGACCCAAGGCACCATCACCCATTTTGTCAGCTCCATGGGCACCACCGGGACCATCATGGGCTGCTCGCAGTACCTCAAGGAGCAAAACCCAGCGGTGCAGATCGTCGGTCTGCAACCGATGGAAGGCTCGGCCATCCCCGGCATCCGCCGCTGGCCGCAGGAATACCTGCCGAAGATCTTCGATGCCACCCGCGTTGATCGGGTCGTGGACATGTCTCAGGCCGAGGCCGAAAACGTCACCCGTCGCCTTGCCCGTGAAGAGGGCATTTTCTGCGGTGTGTCTTCCGGTGGTGCGGTGGCGGCCATGCTGCGCCTGTCCCAGGAAGTGGAAAACGCCGTGATGGTCGCGATCATTTGTGATCGCGGTGATCGTTATCTCTCCACCGGCCTGTTTGACGCGACCTGA
- a CDS encoding sensor histidine kinase: MLDRHSLFWRLAILLVGFCLLMIGLSYTWGRHMETQNAFLSESARQELRGYAAEAERAWREGGQAGVDRWLAEMHQREPGWVGVLDADLQSLSSTPLVTAERQRMTRLRGIDWPMSRRSVDQPWVRLAFPTLPEQGMLVIELPERLNPGKYRLLWQVVTNGVIPGLFTLLLCVGLYRMLIVPLNQLREQANAWRADQLSARLDSRTIGRHDELGELARAFDQMAERLQGTVALQQQLLRDLSHEMRTPLSRLRVACDGENDLERLRERLTREVDCMQQLVEDTLQLAWQDAERAPMNLEPIQLQALWDMLAEDACYESGWSPSRLRCEVPANCWVQGNLNHLAQAFENMLRNAIRHSPEEGLISLGAKREGNHWRIWLEDQGGGVAEDDLERIFAPFSRLDGSRPGDGGFGLGLSIARGAIQRQGGTLWAENGKHGLRLCMRLPAHIAGQACSHEATVEPKSYAGA, from the coding sequence ATGCTTGACCGACACTCGTTGTTCTGGCGGCTGGCGATTCTGCTGGTGGGCTTCTGCCTGTTGATGATCGGCCTGAGCTACACCTGGGGCCGGCACATGGAAACCCAGAATGCGTTTCTCTCCGAATCGGCCCGCCAAGAGCTGCGTGGATATGCCGCCGAGGCCGAGCGGGCCTGGCGCGAAGGCGGCCAGGCTGGGGTCGATCGCTGGCTGGCCGAGATGCACCAGCGCGAACCAGGCTGGGTCGGTGTGCTCGACGCCGACCTGCAATCACTGAGCAGCACGCCGCTGGTCACCGCCGAGCGCCAGCGCATGACCCGCTTGCGCGGCATCGACTGGCCCATGAGCCGGCGCAGTGTCGATCAGCCCTGGGTGCGCCTGGCGTTTCCCACGCTGCCCGAGCAGGGCATGTTGGTCATCGAGTTACCCGAGCGGCTCAATCCCGGCAAGTACCGTCTGCTCTGGCAGGTCGTGACCAATGGCGTGATCCCGGGTCTGTTCACCTTGCTGTTGTGCGTGGGTCTGTATCGCATGCTGATCGTGCCGCTGAACCAGCTGCGCGAACAGGCCAATGCCTGGCGCGCCGATCAGCTCTCGGCACGTCTCGACTCGCGCACCATCGGCCGGCATGACGAGTTGGGCGAGTTGGCCCGGGCATTCGACCAGATGGCCGAACGCTTGCAGGGTACGGTCGCCCTGCAGCAGCAACTGCTACGCGATTTGTCCCATGAGATGCGTACTCCGCTGAGCCGTCTGCGCGTGGCCTGCGATGGCGAGAACGACCTGGAGCGCCTGCGCGAGCGTCTGACCCGTGAAGTGGACTGCATGCAGCAACTGGTCGAGGACACGCTGCAACTGGCCTGGCAGGACGCCGAGCGGGCGCCGATGAACCTTGAGCCGATCCAACTCCAGGCGTTGTGGGACATGCTGGCTGAGGATGCCTGCTACGAGAGTGGCTGGAGCCCGTCGCGGCTGCGCTGCGAGGTGCCGGCAAACTGCTGGGTGCAGGGCAACCTCAATCACTTGGCCCAGGCCTTCGAGAACATGCTGCGCAATGCCATTCGTCATTCGCCTGAAGAGGGCTTGATCAGCCTCGGCGCAAAGCGTGAGGGCAATCACTGGCGGATCTGGCTGGAAGATCAAGGCGGCGGAGTGGCCGAGGACGATCTGGAGCGGATCTTCGCGCCTTTCTCGCGCCTGGACGGATCGCGGCCGGGGGATGGGGGCTTTGGCCTGGGCCTGAGCATCGCGCGCGGCGCCATCCAGCGCCAGGGCGGTACCTTGTGGGCGGAGAATGGCAAGCACGGCCTGCGCTTGTGCATGCGCCTGCCGGCGCATATCGCGGGGCAAGCCTGCTCCCACGAGGCCACTGTAGAGCCAAAGTCATACGCTGGAGCCTGA
- a CDS encoding response regulator transcription factor: protein MNPVAIHNSNILAIEDDPVLGAYLHEELQRGGFQVTWCRNGQEGLERAGRQVFDVVLMDILLPGLNGLDALAQLRRRSTTPVILMSALGAEADRITGFQRGADDYLPKPFSMAELQVRIEAILRRVDLERRRKVQPQVEPGQLQFDEAASDVCLNGQWAGLTPSEYRLLDTLKRSQDEVLSKPFLYQQVLQRGYSRHDRSLDMHVSQIRRKLKSVGYHDQQIRTVWGKGYVLSAGEAD, encoded by the coding sequence ATGAATCCTGTAGCTATTCACAATTCGAACATTCTCGCCATCGAGGACGACCCAGTCCTTGGCGCCTACCTGCATGAGGAGTTGCAGCGTGGCGGCTTCCAGGTGACCTGGTGCCGCAATGGCCAGGAAGGTTTGGAAAGGGCAGGCCGCCAGGTGTTCGATGTCGTGCTCATGGACATCCTGTTGCCTGGCCTCAATGGCCTGGACGCGCTCGCCCAGCTGCGCAGGCGCAGCACGACGCCGGTGATCCTGATGTCGGCGCTCGGTGCCGAGGCCGATCGCATCACAGGCTTCCAGCGCGGTGCCGACGACTACCTGCCCAAGCCGTTCAGCATGGCCGAATTGCAGGTGCGCATCGAGGCGATCCTGCGCCGGGTCGATCTTGAGCGCCGGCGCAAGGTCCAGCCGCAGGTCGAGCCGGGTCAATTGCAGTTCGACGAGGCCGCCAGCGACGTCTGCCTGAATGGTCAATGGGCCGGGCTTACCCCCAGCGAATACCGCCTGCTCGATACCCTCAAGCGCAGCCAGGACGAGGTGCTCAGCAAGCCCTTCCTTTATCAGCAGGTGCTCCAGCGCGGCTACTCGCGTCACGATCGCAGCCTGGACATGCATGTCAGCCAGATCCGTCGCAAGCTCAAGAGCGTGGGTTATCACGATCAGCAGATTCGCACTGTTTGGGGCAAAGGCTATGTGCTCAGTGCCGGTGAGGCCGACTGA
- a CDS encoding response regulator codes for MLDRLGIRSRVLLLALLPASLMALVLGSYFTWLQQNELRSQLLQRGKMIAEQLAPLAAPAMAQHTAPQLERIAAQALEQADVRAVAFLAPDRSRLAHAGPSMLNQPPSGGTGTQLLQRSGNDATRYLMPVFGHHRDLATDAIPAEAERLLGWVEIELSHDGTLLRGYRNLFTSVLLILGCLILTALLALRMSRTINDPISRIKQAVTQLKDGNLEARLPAMGSHELDELAAGINRMAETLHNAHEELQHSIDQATEDVRQNLETIEIQNIELDMARKEALEASRIKSEFLANMSHEIRTPLNGILGFTHLLQKSELAPRQLDYLSTIEKSADNLLGIINEILDFSKIEAGKLVLDSIPFNLRDLIQDTLTILAPAAHAKQLELLSLVYRDTPLSLVGDPLRLKQILTNLVSNAIKFTREGTIVVRAMLEDEQEDSVQLRISVQDTGIGLSPQDVRTLFQAFSQADNSLSRQPGGTGLGLVISKRLIEQMGGEIGVDSTPGEGSQFWISLNLPKAHDDAEDLPLQPLLGRRAAIVDGHELARQALEHQLEDCGLSVSLFASFDQLLQGVQAAHLAGQPFEFAVLGANLGNLSPEQLAQYHQQLERLDCQCVVLCPTTEQALYHPYLPNAHGQLLSKPTCTRKLRRLLVELIQPRRQTSEVRVAGSQRVPKILCVDDNPANLLLVQTLLEDLGAEVLAVDNGFAAVQAVQDEPFDLVLMDVQMPGMDGRACTEQIRLWENSQSGNPLPIVALTAHAMANEKRALLHSGMDDYLTKPISERQLGQVVMKWTGLNLGTPQQERITERLPDSSELKVLDPEEGLRLAAGKPDLAADMLSMLLESLEADRQAIRSAREAGDREAMIERVHRLNGASRYCGVPQLRAACQRSETLLKQDNPQALQALDELDQAISRLAEQAQQSA; via the coding sequence GTGCTCGATCGTTTGGGAATCAGAAGCCGGGTGCTGTTGCTGGCCTTGTTGCCGGCCAGCCTGATGGCACTGGTGCTGGGCAGCTATTTCACCTGGTTGCAGCAGAACGAGCTGCGCAGCCAATTGCTGCAGCGCGGCAAGATGATCGCCGAACAGCTGGCGCCGCTGGCCGCACCGGCGATGGCCCAGCATACCGCGCCGCAGCTCGAACGCATCGCGGCCCAGGCGCTAGAGCAGGCCGACGTGCGCGCCGTAGCGTTCCTCGCGCCCGACCGCTCGCGCCTGGCCCACGCCGGCCCGAGCATGCTCAATCAGCCGCCCAGCGGCGGCACTGGTACCCAACTGCTGCAACGCAGTGGCAACGATGCCACGCGCTACCTGATGCCGGTGTTCGGTCATCATCGCGACCTGGCTACCGATGCCATCCCCGCCGAGGCCGAGCGACTGCTCGGCTGGGTCGAGATCGAGCTGTCCCACGACGGCACCTTGCTGCGCGGCTATCGCAACCTGTTCACCAGCGTACTGTTGATCCTGGGCTGCCTGATCCTGACGGCCCTGCTCGCCCTGCGCATGAGCCGCACGATCAACGACCCGATCAGCCGCATCAAGCAAGCGGTCACCCAACTCAAGGACGGCAACCTCGAAGCGCGGCTGCCGGCCATGGGCAGCCACGAGCTGGACGAGTTGGCTGCCGGCATCAACCGCATGGCCGAAACCCTGCACAACGCCCACGAAGAGCTGCAGCACAGCATCGACCAGGCCACCGAAGATGTGCGCCAGAACCTTGAGACCATCGAGATCCAGAACATCGAACTGGACATGGCGCGCAAGGAGGCCCTGGAAGCCAGCCGGATCAAGTCCGAGTTCCTCGCCAACATGAGCCATGAGATCCGCACCCCGCTCAACGGCATCCTCGGTTTTACCCACCTGCTGCAAAAAAGCGAGTTGGCGCCGCGCCAGCTCGATTACCTGAGCACGATCGAGAAATCGGCCGACAACCTGCTGGGGATCATCAACGAGATCCTCGACTTCTCCAAGATCGAGGCCGGCAAGCTGGTGCTCGACAGCATCCCGTTCAACCTGCGCGACCTGATCCAGGACACCCTGACCATCCTCGCCCCAGCAGCCCACGCCAAGCAGCTGGAGTTGCTCAGCCTGGTCTATCGCGACACGCCGTTGTCGTTGGTCGGCGACCCGCTGCGGCTCAAGCAGATCCTCACCAACCTGGTCAGCAACGCTATCAAGTTCACCCGTGAGGGCACTATCGTCGTGCGCGCCATGCTCGAAGACGAGCAAGAAGACAGCGTGCAACTGCGCATCAGCGTGCAAGACACCGGCATCGGCCTGTCGCCGCAAGATGTGCGCACCCTGTTCCAGGCCTTCAGCCAGGCCGATAACTCGCTATCGCGCCAACCCGGCGGCACCGGCCTGGGGCTGGTGATCTCCAAGCGCTTGATCGAGCAAATGGGCGGCGAGATCGGTGTCGACAGCACGCCGGGAGAAGGCTCGCAGTTCTGGATCAGCCTGAACCTGCCCAAGGCCCACGACGATGCCGAAGACTTGCCGCTGCAACCCTTGCTCGGGCGACGCGCGGCAATCGTCGACGGCCACGAACTGGCGCGCCAGGCCCTTGAGCACCAACTGGAAGATTGCGGCTTGAGCGTGAGCCTGTTCGCCTCCTTCGATCAGCTGCTGCAAGGCGTTCAGGCGGCGCACCTGGCTGGCCAGCCGTTCGAATTCGCCGTGCTCGGGGCCAACCTGGGCAACCTGTCGCCGGAACAACTCGCCCAGTACCACCAACAACTGGAGCGCCTGGACTGCCAGTGCGTGGTGCTGTGCCCGACCACCGAACAGGCGCTGTACCACCCTTACCTGCCCAACGCCCATGGCCAGCTGCTGTCCAAGCCGACCTGTACGCGCAAGCTGCGCCGGCTGCTGGTAGAGCTGATTCAGCCACGTCGGCAAACCAGCGAAGTCCGGGTTGCCGGCAGCCAGCGGGTGCCGAAGATCCTCTGCGTCGACGACAACCCGGCCAACCTGTTGCTGGTGCAGACCCTGCTCGAAGACCTCGGCGCCGAGGTGCTGGCGGTCGACAATGGTTTTGCGGCGGTACAAGCGGTGCAGGATGAGCCGTTCGACCTGGTGCTGATGGATGTGCAGATGCCCGGTATGGACGGGCGCGCCTGCACCGAGCAGATCCGCCTGTGGGAAAACAGCCAGAGCGGTAACCCGCTGCCGATCGTCGCGCTCACCGCGCATGCCATGGCCAATGAAAAACGCGCCCTGCTGCACAGCGGCATGGACGATTACCTGACCAAGCCAATCAGTGAACGGCAACTGGGCCAGGTGGTGATGAAATGGACCGGGCTGAACCTGGGCACCCCGCAGCAGGAACGCATCACCGAGCGCCTGCCGGACAGCAGCGAGCTGAAGGTGCTCGACCCGGAAGAAGGCTTGCGCCTGGCCGCGGGCAAGCCGGACTTGGCAGCGGACATGCTGAGCATGCTGCTGGAGTCGCTGGAGGCTGATCGCCAGGCGATTCGCAGCGCACGTGAAGCAGGTGACCGTGAGGCGATGATCGAGCGGGTACACCGCTTGAATGGCGCATCGCGCTACTGTGGAGTGCCGCAGTTGCGGGCGGCGTGCCAGCGTAGCGAGACCCTGCTCAAGCAGGATAATCCCCAGGCCTTGCAGGCGCTGGATGAGCTGGATCAGGCGATCAGCCGGTTGGCCGAACAGGCGCAGCAGAGTGCTTGA
- a CDS encoding 2-hydroxyacid dehydrogenase, with product MRTLLFSSQHYDQESFTRASTDNNLELHFQSARLTLDTAALASGFEVVCAFINDELDQPVLERLAAGGTRLIALRSAGYNHVDLAAAKRLGLTVVRVPAYSPHAVAEHAVALIMALNRRLHRAYNRTREGDFTLHGLTGFDLHGKTVGVVGTGQIGVAFARIMAGFGCQLLAYDPYPNPDMLALGARYLELPELLRQSRIVSLHCPLTEHTRHLINAHSLAALQPGAMLINTGRGALVDTPALIDALKSGQLGYLGLDVYEEEAQLFFEDRSDLPLQDDVLARLLTFPNVIITAHQAFLTREALDAIAATTLENIIRWVAGNPQNLVEG from the coding sequence ATGCGCACTCTGTTGTTCAGCAGCCAGCACTACGACCAGGAAAGCTTCACCCGCGCCAGCACCGACAACAACCTTGAACTGCACTTCCAGTCGGCCCGCCTGACCCTGGACACCGCCGCCTTGGCCAGCGGCTTCGAGGTGGTCTGCGCCTTCATCAACGACGAACTGGACCAGCCGGTGCTGGAGCGCCTGGCCGCCGGCGGCACGCGCCTGATCGCCCTGCGCTCGGCGGGCTACAACCACGTCGACCTGGCCGCCGCCAAACGCCTGGGGCTGACCGTGGTACGGGTGCCGGCCTACTCGCCGCATGCGGTGGCCGAGCACGCGGTGGCGCTGATCATGGCCCTCAACCGCCGCCTGCATCGCGCCTACAACCGCACCCGCGAAGGCGACTTCACCCTGCACGGGCTGACCGGCTTCGACCTGCATGGCAAAACCGTCGGGGTGGTCGGCACCGGCCAGATCGGCGTGGCCTTCGCCCGCATCATGGCCGGCTTTGGCTGCCAGCTGCTGGCCTACGACCCCTACCCCAACCCCGACATGCTGGCCTTGGGTGCACGCTACCTGGAGCTACCTGAGTTGCTGCGCCAGTCGCGGATCGTCAGCCTGCACTGCCCGCTGACCGAGCACACCCGCCACCTGATCAACGCCCACAGCCTGGCAGCGCTGCAACCGGGCGCGATGTTGATCAATACCGGTCGCGGTGCGCTGGTCGACACCCCAGCCCTGATCGATGCGCTCAAGAGCGGCCAACTCGGCTACCTGGGTTTGGACGTGTATGAAGAAGAAGCCCAGCTGTTCTTCGAGGACCGCTCCGACTTGCCCCTGCAAGATGATGTGCTGGCCCGGCTGCTGACCTTCCCCAACGTGATCATTACCGCCCACCAGGCGTTCCTGACCCGTGAGGCGCTGGATGCGATCGCTGCGACCACCCTGGAAAATATCATCCGCTGGGTGGCAGGCAATCCGCAGAATCTGGTCGAGGGTTGA
- a CDS encoding META domain-containing protein, with translation MKNMLTGVLIATGLLGCAAQPSKLQQEQSYVLEWIGERPLIDYSHLTLTLAEDGRAYGNGGCNHWFAPYTLEGERISFGKVGKTRKLCAPALMEQEKRFLEALETVQRWDVSAIEQIRFWPAQGKPLRFWPEEG, from the coding sequence GTGAAAAACATGCTGACCGGCGTGCTGATTGCCACCGGCCTGCTGGGCTGCGCTGCGCAGCCGTCGAAGTTGCAACAAGAGCAGAGCTATGTGCTTGAGTGGATTGGCGAACGCCCGCTGATCGATTACAGCCACCTGACCCTGACCTTGGCCGAAGACGGCCGCGCCTATGGCAATGGCGGCTGCAACCACTGGTTTGCGCCGTATACGCTTGAGGGTGAGCGGATCAGCTTCGGCAAGGTCGGCAAGACCCGCAAGCTGTGCGCGCCGGCGTTGATGGAGCAGGAGAAGCGTTTCCTCGAGGCGCTGGAGACGGTGCAGCGTTGGGATGTTTCGGCGATCGAACAGATTCGGTTCTGGCCGGCCCAAGGCAAACCGTTGCGGTTCTGGCCTGAAGAAGGCTGA
- a CDS encoding TlpA disulfide reductase family protein: MAKRLAAALAITASLLLGGCGADYGVDQHGNTVKAEQIEGHWLVLNYWAEWCGPCRTEIPELNAAAKQWDSQGIKVVGVNFDGLQGQDLKQAAETLGIGFTVLAQDPAERYELPRSEALPVTYIIDDKGKVREQLMGEQTLEGLQEKIKALKGA, translated from the coding sequence ATGGCAAAGCGTTTGGCAGCTGCACTGGCCATCACTGCGAGCCTGTTGCTCGGCGGTTGCGGTGCGGACTACGGCGTGGACCAGCACGGCAATACGGTAAAGGCTGAACAGATCGAGGGGCACTGGCTGGTGCTCAATTACTGGGCCGAATGGTGCGGGCCGTGCCGTACTGAAATCCCTGAGTTGAACGCTGCGGCCAAGCAGTGGGACAGCCAGGGCATCAAGGTGGTCGGGGTGAACTTCGATGGCCTGCAAGGGCAGGACCTCAAGCAAGCTGCCGAGACCCTCGGGATTGGCTTCACGGTACTGGCCCAGGATCCGGCAGAGCGTTATGAGCTGCCGCGTAGCGAGGCGTTGCCGGTGACCTACATCATCGATGACAAAGGCAAGGTCCGTGAGCAACTGATGGGCGAGCAGACCCTGGAAGGGCTGCAGGAGAAGATCAAGGCCCTCAAAGGCGCCTAA
- the arsC gene encoding arsenate reductase (glutaredoxin) (This arsenate reductase requires both glutathione and glutaredoxin to convert arsenate to arsenite, after which the efflux transporter formed by ArsA and ArsB can extrude the arsenite from the cell, providing resistance.), protein MTDLTLYHNPRCSKSRGALELLEARGLSPTIVRYLETPPDAATLKALLGKLGIAPRQLLRTGEDEYKTLELANPALSDQQLIEAMAQHPKLIERPILVVGDQAVIGRPPEKVLEILP, encoded by the coding sequence ATGACTGATCTGACTCTCTATCATAACCCGCGCTGCTCGAAATCCCGCGGCGCCTTGGAGCTGCTCGAAGCGCGCGGCCTCAGCCCGACCATCGTGCGCTACCTGGAAACCCCGCCCGATGCGGCGACCCTCAAGGCATTGCTGGGCAAGCTGGGCATCGCCCCGCGCCAGCTGCTGCGCACCGGTGAAGACGAATACAAGACCCTGGAGCTGGCCAACCCGGCGCTCAGCGACCAACAGTTGATCGAAGCCATGGCACAACACCCGAAACTGATCGAGCGGCCGATTCTGGTGGTCGGCGACCAGGCGGTCATCGGTCGCCCACCCGAGAAGGTGCTGGAGATCCTGCCGTGA